A genomic stretch from Ureibacillus composti includes:
- a CDS encoding phosphopantothenoylcysteine decarboxylase, whose translation MANLANKKVLITSGGTLEKWDRVRGHTNLSKGTMGCYLAEEALASGAEVIYLHGYFAQLPEHKDSMRLVMFEGIEDLGNKVKSIVQSEHIDFVIMAAAGSDWVIDQVYDQSGNLMTEKGKMPSDEPPIIHFKKAPKVLGQIKGWAPETTLVGFKLEATDNIDYLIDRAKLRMNSSDAQFMVANSSNSLYGVNEPHFIVSSTGEVVRVEGKLDTAVMLLKILAESE comes from the coding sequence GTGGCAAATTTAGCAAATAAAAAAGTATTAATTACTAGTGGAGGAACACTAGAGAAATGGGATCGTGTGCGCGGTCATACAAATTTATCAAAAGGAACAATGGGCTGTTATTTAGCTGAAGAGGCACTAGCGTCAGGTGCGGAAGTAATCTATTTACACGGTTATTTCGCTCAATTACCAGAACATAAAGATTCCATGAGATTGGTTATGTTTGAAGGGATAGAAGATTTGGGAAACAAAGTAAAATCAATCGTACAATCTGAACACATTGATTTCGTTATTATGGCAGCAGCTGGTTCGGATTGGGTAATTGATCAGGTTTATGACCAGTCGGGAAATTTAATGACGGAAAAAGGGAAAATGCCATCTGATGAGCCCCCAATTATCCATTTTAAGAAAGCACCTAAAGTATTAGGCCAAATTAAAGGGTGGGCACCAGAAACCACACTTGTAGGATTTAAATTAGAAGCTACGGATAACATTGATTACTTAATTGATCGAGCGAAATTGCGAATGAATTCATCCGATGCACAATTTATGGTAGCAAACAGTTCGAATTCACTATATGGTGTCAATGAACCGCATTTCATTGTATCGTCCACAGGTGAAGTGGTACGTGTAGAAGGGAAACTTGATACTGCGGTAATGTTACTGAAAATACTTGCAGAATCTGAATAA
- the rbsD gene encoding D-ribose pyranase — protein MKKHGILNRELAGRFAKLGHTDRIVIADCGLPIPDGVPCIDLAYKLGEPSFLSILEVVLEDLVVEATVVAEEVKTKNERVSSYLEEKLSSIEYVSHEEFKKLTKEAKLIIRTGETTPYANVILQCGVIF, from the coding sequence ATGAAAAAGCATGGCATTCTAAATAGAGAATTAGCTGGCCGCTTTGCAAAATTAGGTCATACAGATCGAATTGTTATTGCAGATTGCGGTTTACCCATCCCCGATGGTGTTCCATGTATTGATTTAGCTTATAAATTAGGTGAACCTTCATTTCTTTCAATTTTAGAAGTGGTGTTAGAAGACTTAGTTGTAGAAGCAACCGTCGTTGCGGAAGAAGTTAAAACAAAAAATGAAAGAGTATCTTCTTATCTAGAAGAGAAACTTTCATCCATTGAATATGTCTCACATGAAGAATTCAAAAAATTAACGAAGGAAGCAAAATTAATTATTCGTACTGGAGAAACAACTCCCTATGCTAATGTGATTTTACAATGTGGTGTCATTTTTTAA
- a CDS encoding LacI family DNA-binding transcriptional regulator, which translates to MANISDVAKYANVSVSTVSRYLNGKGYVGEKSRKAIEHAIQELNYVPNEVARSLSTRQSDLIGLIIPDIKNPFFPELARAVEDTAFKYGYTVILCNSDEQLEKERHYLQALTKKYVAGIIITSLFQYESNPISNIPVVALDRPINMDIPTVTTNNIEGAKIGANHLIDCGATKLLYMKGPVNITSSEERLEGYLQAIQGKGIESHLIESPFEFEAAEAIAFEYLQKNPSINGIFASSDASAIGAMKAALRLNKKVPEDLQIVGFDGIQIGNVVTPTLTTVAQNIYELGETATEMLIKQIEGKTLPCTSVYINPQLIERETTKKEHKR; encoded by the coding sequence ATGGCGAATATAAGTGATGTTGCAAAATATGCAAATGTATCAGTATCGACGGTATCTAGATATTTAAATGGGAAAGGATATGTCGGAGAAAAATCTCGAAAAGCAATTGAACATGCTATTCAAGAATTAAATTACGTACCTAATGAAGTGGCTAGATCTTTATCAACAAGGCAGTCAGATTTAATTGGGTTAATTATTCCGGATATTAAGAATCCTTTCTTTCCAGAGTTGGCTAGAGCAGTAGAGGACACTGCTTTTAAATATGGATATACAGTTATTCTTTGTAACTCTGATGAACAATTAGAAAAAGAGCGGCATTACTTGCAAGCATTAACGAAAAAATATGTAGCAGGAATTATAATAACTTCTCTTTTTCAATATGAATCGAATCCGATTTCAAACATTCCAGTAGTAGCATTGGACCGTCCGATTAATATGGACATTCCAACAGTTACAACTAACAATATTGAAGGTGCAAAAATTGGAGCCAATCATTTAATTGATTGTGGAGCTACTAAACTGCTTTATATGAAGGGTCCTGTAAATATTACTTCATCAGAGGAAAGACTTGAAGGGTATTTACAAGCAATACAAGGAAAAGGAATAGAATCACATCTTATTGAAAGTCCATTTGAATTTGAAGCTGCGGAGGCTATTGCATTTGAATATTTACAAAAAAACCCCTCAATTAATGGGATTTTTGCAAGTAGTGATGCTTCAGCCATTGGTGCGATGAAAGCAGCCCTTCGGTTAAATAAAAAAGTTCCAGAAGATCTTCAAATTGTTGGTTTTGATGGTATTCAAATTGGGAATGTTGTTACACCTACTTTAACAACGGTAGCTCAAAATATTTATGAACTTGGAGAAACGGCTACAGAGATGTTGATAAAACAAATTGAGGGGAAAACATTACCTTGTACCTCAGTGTATATCAATCCTCAACTAATAGAGAGAGAAACAACGAAAAAGGAGCATAAAAGGTGA
- a CDS encoding YbaK/EbsC family protein gives MSIQSVREHLKNFNREQDILEYEQSSATVEQAAVALNVIPARIAKTLSFKDPDGNAFLVVTAGDAKVDNKKFRAQFEIKAKMLNADEVVEQTGHVIGGVCPFGLANNLNVFLDISLRRFQTVFPACGSINSAIQLTCDELMEYSGAKSWVDVSKDWDELLTDTSTEEEKTVTN, from the coding sequence ATGTCTATACAAAGTGTACGTGAACATTTAAAAAATTTTAATCGAGAGCAAGATATTTTAGAATACGAACAAAGTAGTGCAACAGTAGAACAAGCAGCAGTTGCATTAAATGTAATTCCTGCTCGTATTGCCAAAACATTATCTTTTAAAGATCCAGACGGCAATGCTTTTTTAGTCGTGACAGCAGGTGATGCAAAAGTAGATAACAAGAAGTTTCGCGCACAATTCGAAATAAAAGCAAAGATGTTAAATGCGGACGAAGTTGTAGAACAAACAGGGCATGTTATTGGTGGGGTTTGTCCTTTTGGATTAGCAAACAATTTAAATGTATTTCTAGATATTTCATTAAGAAGATTCCAAACGGTATTCCCTGCATGTGGAAGCATCAATTCCGCAATTCAACTAACATGTGATGAGTTAATGGAATACTCAGGTGCGAAATCTTGGGTAGATGTTAGTAAAGATTGGGATGAACTATTAACTGATACATCTACTGAAGAAGAGAAAACGGTAACGAACTAA
- a CDS encoding cold shock domain-containing protein, whose translation MHQGKVKWFSNEKGYGFIESNDGEDVFVHFTGIREEGFKTLEEGQAVSFNLVEGNRGPQATNVLKL comes from the coding sequence ATGCACCAAGGAAAAGTCAAATGGTTCAGTAATGAGAAGGGCTATGGTTTTATAGAAAGCAATGATGGCGAAGACGTTTTCGTTCATTTCACTGGTATCAGAGAAGAAGGATTCAAAACACTAGAAGAGGGACAGGCAGTTTCGTTCAATCTAGTAGAAGGAAACCGAGGTCCACAAGCCACCAACGTATTGAAATTATAA
- a CDS encoding VOC family protein, with protein MYKLDHIVHFVNKPEQLVEETKKIGLHTVEGGKHEIWGTYNSLCYFGLSYIEFIGIFDKELVEKSALVPYTLHASYIKRNRQNGFTRLAIRTNEIEKDAEKFRAAGLEVYGPETFSRTRPDGTVLTWKLLHFGKKNLPLDYPFFIQWEGADEERYSELEKSGTIAEHPLGNLKVEEISYAVEDLSVAKEWAQLFDFEFEEGDSFIKLNASNCIFGFYQNQKEKQQNEIFEVTISGANEEKVVVIEKAYYKFIK; from the coding sequence ATGTATAAATTAGATCACATTGTTCATTTTGTTAATAAACCTGAACAACTAGTTGAAGAAACAAAAAAAATCGGCCTTCACACAGTAGAAGGTGGGAAACATGAAATTTGGGGCACCTATAATTCATTATGCTACTTTGGTCTATCTTACATTGAATTTATAGGGATTTTCGATAAGGAGTTAGTTGAGAAATCTGCTTTAGTGCCGTACACATTACATGCGTCATACATAAAAAGAAATCGACAAAATGGGTTTACACGTTTGGCGATCAGAACAAATGAAATTGAGAAGGATGCTGAAAAATTTCGTGCTGCAGGACTTGAAGTATATGGACCTGAGACATTTTCAAGAACTCGACCAGATGGTACGGTTTTGACTTGGAAACTTCTCCATTTTGGTAAAAAGAATCTTCCTTTAGATTATCCATTCTTTATTCAATGGGAAGGTGCTGATGAAGAGCGTTATAGCGAATTAGAGAAAAGTGGGACGATTGCAGAACATCCACTTGGAAATTTAAAAGTGGAGGAAATCTCCTATGCAGTTGAAGATTTATCTGTTGCAAAAGAATGGGCACAATTATTTGATTTTGAGTTTGAAGAGGGCGACTCGTTTATTAAATTAAATGCGTCAAATTGTATTTTTGGATTTTATCAAAATCAGAAAGAAAAACAACAAAACGAAATTTTCGAAGTTACGATTTCTGGAGCGAATGAAGAAAAAGTAGTAGTAATTGAAAAAGCATACTATAAATTTATCAAATAA
- a CDS encoding formate--tetrahydrofolate ligase — translation MTTLKPLSDLEIARNANMKPITEIAEKAQIPLDAIEQYGRYKAKIDTNQINLDPTGKIVLVTATSPTPAGEGKSTVTVGLADALKRLEQKVIVALREPSLGPVMGIKGGATGGGYAQVLPMDDINLHFTGDLHAITTANNALAALIDNHIHQGNELNIDPRRIIWKRVMDLNDRALRNVLVGLGGPTQGVPREDGFDITVASEIMAIFCLATSIEDLKVRLANILIGYTYAKEPVFVRDLGVEGALTLLLKDAFKPNLVQTIEGTPAIIHGGPFANIAHGCNSIAATQTARKLADIVVTEAGFGADLGAEKFMDIKSRQGGFGPDAVVIVATIRALKMHGGVAKNNLVEENVPALTVGIGNLEKHIETVRQFGVEPIVALNRFITDTEEEIQTVLQWAQKHQIRIARTNVWEEGGAGGIELANHVLEVLAQPQNFAPIYDLTDSIEQKINTIVQKVYGGKGVQFTDRARKQLEQIEKFGWDALPVCMAKTQYSLSDQPNLLGRPEGFTITVREIIPKLGAGFLVCLTGEIMTMPGLPKQPAALKMDVAEDGSAIGLF, via the coding sequence ATGACAACCTTAAAACCACTCTCAGATTTAGAAATTGCGCGAAATGCCAATATGAAACCAATAACTGAAATAGCGGAAAAAGCACAAATACCGCTCGATGCAATAGAACAATACGGACGATATAAGGCTAAAATTGATACAAATCAAATTAATTTAGATCCAACAGGTAAAATTGTTTTAGTCACAGCAACGAGTCCAACTCCTGCAGGTGAAGGTAAATCAACAGTAACTGTAGGATTAGCAGATGCACTAAAACGACTTGAACAAAAAGTGATTGTAGCATTAAGAGAGCCATCATTAGGACCTGTAATGGGTATTAAGGGTGGAGCCACTGGTGGAGGCTACGCGCAAGTTTTACCTATGGATGATATAAATTTGCATTTTACAGGAGATTTGCATGCCATAACTACGGCAAATAATGCCTTAGCAGCTCTCATTGATAATCATATACATCAGGGGAATGAATTAAACATTGACCCTAGAAGAATTATTTGGAAAAGGGTAATGGATTTAAATGATCGTGCCCTTCGAAATGTATTAGTTGGATTAGGGGGACCGACACAAGGTGTTCCTAGAGAAGACGGTTTTGATATTACCGTTGCATCTGAAATTATGGCTATTTTCTGTTTAGCGACAAGTATTGAAGATTTGAAGGTACGGTTAGCGAATATCCTAATTGGTTACACATATGCGAAAGAACCAGTATTTGTTCGAGATTTAGGTGTTGAGGGTGCGCTTACTCTATTACTAAAAGATGCTTTTAAACCAAATTTGGTGCAAACAATTGAAGGGACTCCAGCCATAATTCACGGTGGTCCATTTGCAAACATTGCCCATGGATGTAACTCAATTGCTGCAACTCAAACTGCACGCAAGCTAGCTGATATCGTTGTAACAGAAGCTGGTTTTGGTGCTGATTTAGGTGCAGAAAAATTTATGGATATTAAGTCTCGACAAGGTGGATTTGGACCTGATGCCGTCGTGATTGTAGCGACAATTCGTGCGCTAAAAATGCATGGTGGTGTGGCCAAAAATAATTTGGTTGAAGAAAATGTACCAGCATTAACAGTTGGAATCGGGAACTTAGAAAAACATATTGAGACAGTCCGACAGTTTGGAGTTGAACCTATTGTGGCTTTAAATCGCTTCATTACGGACACTGAGGAAGAAATTCAAACAGTTTTACAATGGGCACAAAAACATCAAATTCGTATTGCTCGTACAAATGTGTGGGAAGAAGGTGGGGCAGGTGGAATCGAACTTGCGAATCATGTTTTGGAGGTACTCGCACAGCCTCAAAATTTTGCACCTATATATGACTTAACCGATTCGATCGAACAAAAAATTAACACAATTGTACAAAAAGTTTACGGTGGTAAGGGTGTACAATTTACAGATCGTGCTCGGAAACAACTTGAACAAATTGAAAAATTCGGTTGGGACGCACTACCCGTATGTATGGCAAAAACTCAATATTCCTTATCTGACCAACCAAACTTATTAGGAAGACCTGAAGGATTCACCATTACTGTTCGTGAAATCATTCCCAAGTTGGGTGCAGGATTCCTCGTTTGCTTAACAGGGGAAATTATGACGATGCCTGGTTTACCAAAACAACCTGCAGCACTAAAAATGGACGTAGCAGAAGATGGAAGTGCAATTGGATTATTCTAA
- a CDS encoding substrate-binding domain-containing protein, giving the protein MNTKKRKKVFGVVAIVAILLSSILPIYHTLDAKIPTVDAEVSIYDYIPYTHDSKVVTLDEKSTLQLSGTLPKIDGATALYPLYSAIVQATYPEKQYEPYDSEIMVNTTPNAYDNLFNGTVDMIFVAAPSKSQMNKAEELGLELELTPIGREAFVFFVHQKNSINGLTMHQIKDIYSGKVSNWKEVGGANDSIRAFQRPEESGSQTALQSLMGDTPIMEAPTENIASGMGGIINQVAQYKNYKNAIGFTFRFYSTDMVRNDQIKLLRINGVEPTKETIRNGEYPITSEFYIVTAGTKNPNVEKLIDWVLSQQGQQLIEKVGYVPLGKTD; this is encoded by the coding sequence TTGAATACAAAAAAACGTAAAAAGGTATTTGGAGTTGTAGCAATTGTAGCCATTCTACTCTCTTCAATTCTACCAATCTATCATACATTGGACGCAAAAATCCCAACTGTTGATGCAGAGGTGAGTATCTATGATTATATTCCATACACTCACGATTCAAAAGTTGTAACATTAGATGAAAAATCGACTTTGCAACTATCTGGAACTTTACCAAAAATTGATGGGGCAACAGCACTTTATCCGCTGTACTCTGCCATTGTTCAAGCAACGTATCCAGAAAAGCAATATGAACCGTACGATAGTGAAATCATGGTAAATACTACGCCAAATGCATATGACAACTTATTTAATGGTACTGTTGATATGATTTTTGTTGCTGCTCCATCAAAATCACAAATGAATAAAGCAGAGGAACTGGGCCTTGAGCTTGAACTAACTCCAATAGGTAGGGAAGCGTTTGTATTTTTTGTTCATCAAAAAAATTCGATTAATGGGTTAACGATGCATCAAATTAAAGATATTTATTCTGGAAAAGTAAGTAATTGGAAAGAAGTTGGTGGTGCTAATGATTCTATACGTGCATTTCAACGTCCTGAAGAAAGTGGTTCACAAACAGCCCTTCAATCTCTGATGGGAGATACTCCTATTATGGAAGCGCCAACTGAAAATATAGCCTCGGGAATGGGTGGCATTATTAATCAAGTTGCTCAATATAAAAATTATAAGAATGCAATTGGATTTACTTTCCGGTTCTATTCCACTGACATGGTAAGAAATGACCAAATAAAATTGTTAAGAATCAATGGAGTTGAGCCAACAAAAGAAACTATACGAAATGGTGAATATCCAATTACATCTGAATTTTATATCGTAACAGCTGGAACAAAAAATCCAAATGTGGAGAAATTGATCGATTGGGTGCTTTCGCAACAAGGACAACAATTAATAGAAAAAGTTGGTTATGTGCCTCTAGGAAAAACTGATTGA
- the gguA gene encoding sugar ABC transporter ATP-binding protein codes for MIEMSGISKAFSGNVVLDKVEFKLADGEIHALMGENGAGKSTMMKILSGIYTKDSGNIKVDGQLVNFKSPKDAEKLGIHVIHQELNILPDLTVVQNLFLGKEKTYGKTGILKNREMEKEAAELLSKLGFNINPKKRAGDLSVGQQQIIEIAKAIASEAKYIVMDEPTAALTDREIETLFKTVRELKEKGISFVYISHRMEEIFAICDRITILRDGQYIGVRNIPVTTFDEIVEMMVGRELGERFPTRQCEIGVTKLEVRNLSVNGLFENISFTVKKGEVLGVAGLMGAGRTEVAQTIFGYRKASNGEVFIDGKKVSIKSPIDAMKYGIGFVTEDRKTQGLVLDFSIQENIALANLEKCSSSGVINKSKQQSMVTKYIEELKIRTSGPEQSAKSLSGGNQQKVVIAKWLGTEPEILILDEPTRGVDIGAKKEIYHIINKLAESGVAILMISSELPEVIGVADRVIVMQEGKLTGEVMKKEMTQEIIMHYATGGEKVGQL; via the coding sequence ATGATAGAAATGTCGGGAATCTCAAAAGCATTTAGCGGCAATGTCGTCTTGGACAAAGTAGAGTTCAAATTAGCTGATGGTGAAATTCATGCATTAATGGGGGAAAATGGTGCTGGAAAATCTACTATGATGAAAATCTTGAGTGGTATTTATACAAAAGATTCAGGAAACATCAAAGTGGATGGACAACTAGTTAACTTTAAATCTCCAAAAGATGCGGAAAAACTGGGTATTCATGTGATTCATCAAGAGTTAAATATATTGCCAGATTTAACAGTAGTACAGAACTTGTTTTTAGGAAAAGAAAAAACCTATGGCAAAACTGGAATTTTAAAAAATCGCGAAATGGAAAAGGAAGCTGCGGAACTGCTTTCAAAATTAGGGTTTAATATTAATCCTAAAAAACGTGCAGGAGATTTATCAGTTGGGCAGCAACAAATTATTGAAATAGCTAAAGCTATTGCTAGTGAAGCCAAATATATTGTAATGGATGAGCCAACAGCTGCATTAACTGATCGCGAAATTGAAACATTATTTAAAACGGTTCGTGAACTAAAAGAAAAAGGCATTTCTTTCGTATATATTTCTCACAGAATGGAAGAGATTTTTGCAATCTGTGATCGAATTACAATTTTACGAGATGGCCAGTATATCGGTGTTCGTAATATTCCAGTAACTACTTTTGACGAAATAGTAGAAATGATGGTTGGCCGTGAACTTGGTGAACGTTTCCCTACACGTCAGTGTGAAATTGGGGTTACGAAACTTGAAGTCCGTAACTTAAGTGTAAATGGATTATTTGAAAATATTTCATTTACAGTTAAAAAAGGTGAGGTCCTTGGTGTAGCTGGTTTAATGGGAGCAGGTCGTACGGAAGTTGCTCAAACCATTTTCGGCTATCGGAAAGCAAGTAATGGTGAAGTGTTCATTGATGGAAAGAAAGTTTCGATTAAATCACCAATCGATGCCATGAAATATGGTATTGGTTTTGTGACAGAAGACAGAAAAACACAAGGATTAGTTCTCGATTTTTCAATTCAGGAAAATATCGCATTAGCAAATCTTGAAAAATGCTCGTCTTCTGGTGTGATCAACAAATCGAAACAACAGTCAATGGTTACAAAGTATATTGAAGAATTAAAAATTCGCACTTCGGGACCAGAACAATCGGCGAAATCATTAAGTGGTGGAAATCAGCAAAAAGTCGTTATTGCGAAATGGTTAGGAACTGAACCAGAAATTCTAATATTAGATGAACCAACCCGAGGCGTAGACATCGGGGCCAAAAAAGAAATCTATCACATTATTAATAAGTTAGCAGAATCAGGTGTCGCGATTCTTATGATCTCTTCGGAACTACCTGAAGTAATTGGCGTAGCAGATCGTGTCATTGTCATGCAAGAAGGAAAGCTAACAGGTGAAGTAATGAAAAAAGAAATGACACAAGAAATCATTATGCACTATGCAACAGGAGGGGAAAAAGTTGGTCAATTATAA
- the rbsK gene encoding ribokinase encodes MITVIGSINMDIVVQTNIFPKQGETVLGELFKTIPGGKGANQAIAASRLGSNVQMVGAVGQDSFGTELYQNLINENINVTGVTKTKNTTGIANILLHENDNRIIVVPGANFDVSKEMVDDNLDMIKQSKLVMLQLEIPVETIEYVLSLCEDYQVPVLLNPAPAGNFKKEWIEKVTYLTPNETECEEIFGANFETVLSQYPNKIIVTLGSEGAAYSDGKNIVRVPGFKTTAVDTTGAGDTFNGALAYAICSGTDLKDAVRFANIAASISVEKFGAQGGMPNLESVKMRLGGN; translated from the coding sequence GTGATTACAGTTATTGGTAGTATCAATATGGATATTGTAGTTCAAACAAACATTTTTCCGAAACAAGGAGAAACTGTACTAGGTGAATTATTTAAAACAATTCCAGGTGGAAAAGGTGCAAACCAAGCAATTGCAGCCTCTAGATTAGGGAGTAATGTGCAGATGGTCGGGGCAGTAGGTCAAGATAGTTTTGGTACAGAATTATATCAGAACTTAATAAATGAAAACATTAATGTAACAGGCGTTACAAAAACAAAAAACACTACTGGAATTGCAAATATTTTATTACACGAAAATGATAACCGAATTATCGTTGTGCCCGGTGCTAACTTTGACGTTAGTAAAGAAATGGTTGATGACAATTTAGATATGATTAAACAAAGCAAACTAGTTATGCTTCAATTAGAAATACCGGTTGAAACGATTGAATACGTTTTAAGTTTGTGTGAAGACTATCAGGTTCCAGTATTATTGAATCCAGCTCCTGCAGGAAATTTCAAAAAGGAATGGATTGAAAAAGTTACATATTTAACTCCAAATGAAACAGAATGTGAAGAAATTTTTGGAGCCAATTTTGAAACGGTATTATCACAATATCCAAATAAAATCATTGTGACATTGGGTAGTGAAGGTGCGGCTTACAGCGATGGAAAGAATATTGTTCGTGTCCCTGGCTTTAAAACAACTGCCGTAGATACGACAGGAGCAGGTGATACATTTAACGGTGCACTTGCATATGCCATTTGCTCGGGCACTGATTTGAAAGACGCGGTTCGATTCGCGAATATTGCTGCATCAATATCTGTTGAAAAGTTTGGTGCACAGGGCGGAATGCCTAATCTTGAATCAGTAAAAATGCGCCTAGGAGGAAATTAA
- a CDS encoding SEC-C metal-binding domain-containing protein, which produces MIGRNEPCPCGSGKKYKKCCEGKQQISIEEVYFEEIESVLQTFYNVYPERKDVREFFELVHQWLPKLQNHLQRELVESVALDDFFFHQRKDIWTNYLKRTMKKMIRPTTIDVLKSWDQPVMFIGQVEHIEETYFTAKHSITGEDIYIRRESKKAIPDGMQIFAFILPDGSGKEGHYLAVSTLIFFPLQYKQAFDTFTKQYKDSSIESVEEFLQKHHLDFWVHLVESGYSGEEFTSFESQVLDEIKEFLLERNLPTERVIEIVQDYLVEKQPKARKASAIAAGAIRFGQERDLFEGITFTVKEIAENFSVSASSLNKYYQELLEFETVTV; this is translated from the coding sequence TTGATAGGTCGTAATGAACCATGTCCATGCGGCAGTGGCAAAAAGTACAAAAAATGCTGTGAAGGAAAACAGCAAATTTCAATTGAAGAGGTATATTTTGAAGAGATCGAATCAGTTCTTCAAACATTCTATAATGTATACCCTGAAAGAAAAGATGTACGAGAGTTTTTTGAGCTCGTACATCAATGGCTACCTAAACTTCAAAATCATTTACAACGTGAATTAGTTGAATCTGTTGCCCTTGATGACTTTTTCTTCCATCAACGTAAGGATATTTGGACTAACTATTTAAAACGTACGATGAAAAAAATGATTCGTCCAACAACAATTGACGTTTTAAAAAGTTGGGATCAACCCGTTATGTTTATCGGACAAGTAGAGCACATTGAAGAAACTTATTTCACTGCAAAACATTCAATAACTGGTGAAGACATCTATATACGTCGCGAATCAAAAAAGGCGATTCCAGATGGCATGCAAATATTCGCCTTTATCTTACCAGATGGTTCAGGGAAAGAAGGCCATTATTTAGCTGTATCTACGCTCATTTTCTTCCCTCTGCAATATAAGCAAGCCTTTGATACATTCACTAAACAATATAAAGATTCTTCTATTGAATCTGTTGAAGAATTTTTACAAAAACATCATTTAGATTTCTGGGTGCATCTAGTAGAGTCAGGCTATAGTGGTGAAGAGTTCACTTCTTTTGAATCACAAGTTCTTGATGAAATAAAAGAATTCTTACTAGAAAGAAATCTACCAACTGAACGAGTAATTGAAATTGTGCAAGATTACTTAGTAGAGAAACAACCAAAAGCAAGAAAAGCTTCTGCTATCGCTGCAGGTGCTATTCGTTTTGGTCAAGAACGCGATTTATTTGAAGGTATTACATTTACTGTGAAAGAAATAGCGGAGAACTTTAGTGTATCTGCTTCATCATTGAATAAATATTATCAAGAGTTATTAGAATTCGAAACAGTTACAGTTTAA
- a CDS encoding LysR family transcriptional regulator substrate-binding protein: MRSSPKKITANKAANIGSVNRTHSNQFHFAPLIRDQQVCIVSTENSLFAKNEVDLNEIITEPFIMSSYKGTNDVLTIFEDHGIKPNIRFELFDKEGILSMVDHNLGITILPKLVLNHLPQNVRAIPIKQECYRTIGLCKKQQKSPATKKFVEVLIEWLSINENLTKLE; this comes from the coding sequence GTGAGATCTTCTCCTAAGAAAATTACCGCGAATAAAGCTGCGAATATTGGTTCTGTAAACCGTACCCATTCCAATCAATTTCATTTTGCCCCATTAATTCGAGATCAGCAAGTTTGTATTGTTTCGACTGAAAATTCTTTATTTGCAAAAAATGAAGTAGATCTAAATGAAATTATCACTGAGCCGTTTATCATGTCATCTTATAAAGGGACGAATGATGTATTAACGATATTTGAGGATCATGGGATCAAACCAAACATACGGTTTGAACTCTTTGATAAGGAAGGTATTTTATCGATGGTCGATCATAATTTAGGAATTACTATTTTACCAAAGCTCGTCTTAAATCATCTTCCACAAAATGTACGTGCCATACCGATAAAACAAGAATGCTACCGTACAATTGGTTTATGTAAAAAGCAACAAAAATCACCAGCTACAAAGAAATTTGTCGAAGTCTTAATAGAATGGCTTTCAATTAATGAAAATCTTACCAAGTTAGAGTAA